A region of Ornithodoros turicata isolate Travis chromosome 5, ASM3712646v1, whole genome shotgun sequence DNA encodes the following proteins:
- the LOC135395690 gene encoding uncharacterized protein LOC135395690, whose amino-acid sequence MCEILLSNLATDLALDYQRQKKRLLLYDARNNPGSAETSSEAEGDASGELKSILNFVRIEIESMEGVNMVDKRQDVNDGHSKDAYKADPPPSAHVLYNDTRKRTEACVFCRSGAHTTVKSNSSIPLDERKMKLAEEQCCFRCTKTGHRSRECRSGIVCATCHGRHATSLCDPTWTKSTDNNEDSASDTKSTAQANVLSSNMATPTNGNEVMLQTSRAFGVHEDRSVYFRGVIDGGNQRTFIREDLAKLLKLDVIGTITLRLNTFANSKTANSKRYNVVKVRVKSQHTLAEVTLEAIAIPFICNHLIQTAMENEPVKEVHGDGAFLADQILPSACPTIHGISFLLGSDKMWKLLTGHVRKSQTNDSLAAIETTFGWAFQGPLSTRAAVRQNANLVVRVLRVDTAETCRTRFEDLETIAITDDPKSPTEIGAEVMRHFTDSLKRNEDRYIVSLPCNEQHEKLHDSQSWSYCSDSQTPADVLTRFTTIENISHSNLWLRGPERLASTQLKFSPQTLQTDDATSEAIYKAVEEERQITKSVAVHFVPRKTSLLGNERASKPQRLIRVTAWVRRFTPKYRNAAGYRRRGPLDTSEYWKKRAQHEAYLKVIMVVRENSINKYKTSSLGRRLEGRRHFSSR is encoded by the coding sequence ATGTGTGAAATCCTGCTCTCAAATTTGGCCACCGATCTGGCACTGGACTACCAACGACAAAAGAAGAGACTCCTTTTGTACGACGCAAGGAATAATCCAGGCAGCGCGGAAACATCGTCAGAAGCTGAAGGAGATGCCTCCGGTGAGCTCAAAAGTATCCTTAACTTTGTCAGGATAGAAATCGAGAGCATGGAAGGTGTCAACATGGTCGATAAAAGGCAGGACGTTAATGACGGACACAGCAAGGACGCATACAAAGCAGATCCACCACCATCAGCGCATGTACTCTACAATGACACTAGGAAAAGGACTGAAGCATGTGTCTTCTGCAGATCAGGAGCTCACACCACAGTGAAGTCCAACAGTTCAATACCGCTAGACGAACGCAAAATGAAACTAGCAGAGGAACAGTGCTGCTTCAGATGCACTAAAACCGGACACCGATCACGCGAATGTCGTTCCGGAATTGTTTGTGCTACCTGCCACGGGAGACACGCGACTTCCCTATGTGACCCAACTTGGACAAAATCAACTGACAATAACGAAGATTCTGCAAGTGACACAAAGAGTACCGCTCAAGCTAACGTGCTATCATCAAACATGGCTACACCGACAAACGGAAACGAAGTCATGCTTCAAACATCCAGGGCATTTGGAGTCCACGAAGACAGGAGTGTCTACTTCCGCGGAGTTATCGATGGAGGCAACCAGAGAACCTTCATTCGTGAAGATCTCGCTAAACTACTCAAGCTGGACGTAATTGGTACGATAACGCTACGTCTGAACACGTTTGCCAACTCCAAAACTGCAAACAGCAAAAGATACAACGTTGTCAAAGTGCGCGTGAAAAGCCAGCACACACTGGCAGAAGTAACACTTGAAGCCATAGCCATACCGTTCATATGCAATCATCTGATTCAAACAGCTATGGAGAACGAACCTGTGAAAGAAGTTCACGGCGACGGAGCTTTCCTAGCCGATCAGATTTTACCATCAGCTTGTCCAACGATCCACGGCATTAGTTTCCTCCTCGGCTCTGATAAAATGTGGAAACTACTTACCGGCCATGTGCGAAAATCTCAAACGAACGACAGCCTAGCAGCCATCGAAACTACATTTGGATGGGCATTCCAGGGCCCATTATCTACAAGAGCTGCCGTGCGGCAAAACGCCAACCTTGTCGTTCGTGTGCTGAGGGTGGACACAGCTGAAACGTGCCGAACAAGGTTTGAGGATCTAGAAACTATCGCCATCACAGACGACCCTAAATCTCCAACTGAAATTGGTGCTGAAGTGATGAGGCATTTCACGGATAGCCTCAAACGCAATGAAGACCGTTACATTGTGTCCCTGCCATGTAATGAACaacacgagaaacttcatgacagccAGAGCTGGTCATATTGCTCGGATTCACAAACCCCAGCTGACGTGCTAACGCGCTTTACAACAATTGAGAACATATCTCACAGTAATCTGTGGCTCAGGGGACCGGAACGGCTTGCGTCAACGCAGCTCAAATTTTCACCTCAGACTTTGCAAACGGACGACGCAACATCCGAGGCGATTTACAAAGCAGTCGAAGAGGAACGACAGATCACAAAATCAGTGGCTGTCCACTTCGTCCCTAGGAAAACATCTCTTCTAGGAAACGAACGAGCCAGCAAGCCACAAAGGCTCATCCGTGTCACCGCATGGGTTCGAAGATTCACGCCGAAGTACCGCAACGCAGCCGGCTACAGGAGACGAGGCCCTTTGGACACGTCTGAGTATTGGAAAAAACGGGCTCAACATGAGGCATATCTTAAGGTCATTATGGTGGTTCGTGAAAATTCTATAAACAAGTACAAGACATCGTCACTTGGTCGGCGACTCGAGGGAAGACGGCACTTTTCATCACGCTAG
- the LOC135395689 gene encoding uncharacterized protein LOC135395689, translating into MERAKQKRASRRRQVTKLIGEASTAIANESTDRMLLESLLERLRVNNEELTHLNNELEQYLKDDEMESELDIALQYEDNAVSTMANLRTKISGLGATPIATTTAQVTASSPQSNNTTKSNGIRLPKLQLVRFRGELAMWGSVWEQFKGAVHENDSLTKAEKFYYLRSLLDGPAATAISGLQATEECYADAIEVLTVRFGDKRRIEREHLSRLRTLPYVKS; encoded by the coding sequence atggaaCGAGCAAAGCAGAAGCGTGCATCGAGAAGACGTCAGGTGACGAAACTCATCGGCGAAGCATCTACGGCTATCGCTAACGAATCGACGGACCGGATGTTACTTGAGAGTCTTCTGGAACGGTTGCGGGTAAATAACGAAGAACTCACGCATCTTAATAACGAGTTGGAACAGTACCTGAAGGATGACGAGATGGAATCCGAGCTGGACATCGCATTGCAGTATGAGGACAACGCCGTAAGCACCATGGCAAATTTGCGAACGAAGATCTCCGGCCTTGGTGCTACTCCAATAGCAACAACGACAGCTCAAGTGACTGCATCGTCGCCTCAATCCAACAACACAACGAAATCCAACGGTATCCGACTTCCCAAGTTGCAACTGGTGAGGTTCCGCGGCGAGCTGGCAATGTGGGGAAGCGTCTGGGAACAGTTCAAAGGCGCCGTTCATGAAAATGACTCCCTCACCAAGGCGGAGAAATTCTACTATCTACGCTCTTTGCTGGATGGGCCTGCAGCGACAGCAATTTCTGGTCTACAAGCAACGGAGGAATGTTACGCAGACGCCATTGAGGTACTGACCGTACGCTTTGGTGACAAAAGGCGCATCGAAAGGGAACACCTGTCAAGGCTTCGGACACTTCCGTACGTCAAATCATAA